A single region of the Raphanus sativus cultivar WK10039 chromosome 1, ASM80110v3, whole genome shotgun sequence genome encodes:
- the LOC130510718 gene encoding uncharacterized protein LOC130510718, whose product MRFRYAMVCSSNQNRSMEAHFLLKRQGLDVASYGTGSHVKLPGPSAREPNVYDFGTPYKQMFDELRRKDPELYKRNGILQMLKRNLNVKLAPQRWQDNGGDGVFDVVMTFEEKVFDSVLEDLNNREQPLMRTILVMNLEVKDNHEEAAIGGRLALELCQEIEGNETWEDTIDDIVAGFEKQHRRKLVYSISFY is encoded by the exons ATGAGGTTCCGGTACGCCATGGTCTGCTCGTCGAACCAGAACCGGAGCATGGAGGCTCACTTCCTCCTCAAGAGGCAAGGTCTCGACGTAGCTTCGTACGGGACAGGATCTCACGTTAAACTACCCGGACCATCCGCGAGAGAGCCTAACGTCTACGACTTCGGAACTCCGTACAAGCAGATGTTCGATGAACTCAGGCGCAAGGATCCCGAGCT TTACAAGAGGAATGGGATCTTGCAGATGCTTAAGAGGAACCTAAACGTGAAGCTAGCTCCTCAGAGATGGCAGGATAATGGTGGTGATGGTGTGTTTGATGTTGTCATGACCTTTGAAGAAAAGGTTTTCGATTCTGTTCTTGAAG ATCTTAATAACAGAGAACAGCCACTTATGAGAACCATACTTGTGATGAACTTGGAGGTTAAAGACAACCACGAAGAAGCAGCTATAGGTGGCCGTCTTGCCTTGGAACTCTGTCAAGag ATTGAAGGGAATGAAACATGGGAAGATACAATAGATGACATTGTCGCTGGCTTCGAAAAACAGCATAGGCGGAAACTTGTCTATAGCATCTCTTTCTACTGA
- the LOC130510685 gene encoding LOW QUALITY PROTEIN: uncharacterized protein LOC130510685 (The sequence of the model RefSeq protein was modified relative to this genomic sequence to represent the inferred CDS: deleted 1 base in 1 codon), protein MLGMVQPPQVVPKVDPQVPAQPPQQSRQSIQTKPNVPAATMQPQAPIRKHPCNNNNTQQQPMPMPPPPPPPSVSATSNNNAPSQQPRFSHPQRQGHLNPAGTSLSHPQAQNAPSLAPHHPTSQQPPFHHLDIPASSTQLQQQQQPMHSVGGSHLAQQQPRPYHHQFGPSQPGPNAGFQHHVAPPQHHSQPMFHSSNRPQASVGPQFPQGQPHLPSQQPYQGGGQFRGDYNNNQLGGPMAAERGPSWMAGQPENSNITHLPGLGPVPPPNQVGPGGGPPPRPAPISADMEKALLQQVMSLTPEQINLLPPEQRNQVLQLQQILRQ, encoded by the exons ATGCTTGGAATGGTTCAGCCTCCTCAGGTG GTTCCAAAAGTGGATCCTCAGGTGCCTGCACAGCCTCCTCAACAGTCCCGTCAATCGATCCAAACAAAGCCAAACGTTCCAGCAGCTACAATGCAACCACAAGCACCTATTAGAAAACACCca tgcaacaacaacaacacacaaCAACAACCAATGCCtatgcctcctcctcctcctccaccttctGTCTCTGCAACCAGTAATAATAATGCTCCATCACAGCAGCCTCGTTTTTCCCATCCCCAGCGTCAGGGACATCTGAATCCTGCTGGCACTTCTTTGTCTCATCCTCAAGCTCAAAACGCGCCTTCTCTAGCTCCCCATCATCCAACATCCCAACAACCTCCTTTCCATCATCTTGATATACCAGCCTCCTCTACTCAGTtgcaacaacagcaacaaccaATGCACTCTGTTGGGGGTTCTCATTTGGCTCAACAACAGCCTAGACCATATCATCATCAGTTTGGACCATCCCAGCCTGGTCCCAACGCTGGGTTTCAGCACCATGTCGCACCTCCCCAGCATCATTCTCAACCCATGTTTCAT TCAAGCAACAGACCGCAGGCTTCTGTTGGACCTCAATTCCCGCAGGGACAGCCACATCTACCTAGTCAACAACCATATCAG GGTGGAGGTCAGTTTCGTGGGGACTACAATAATAACCAATTAGGAGGTCCGATGGCTGCAGAGAGAGGTCCTTCTTGGATGGCTGGCCAACCAGAGAACTCAAACATTACTCATCTCCCAGGTCTAGGACCGGTGCCTCCACCAAACCAAGTTGGACCTGGAGGTGGACCACCACCTCGCCCCGCGCCG ATATCTGCAGATATGGAGAAGGCATTGCTTCAACAGGTGATGAGTCTGACACCAGAGCAGATCAATTTGCTGCCACCGGAACAGAGAAATCAAGTCCTTCAGCTGCAACAGATTCTCCGACAGTGA